Proteins co-encoded in one Arthrobacter sp. ERGS1:01 genomic window:
- a CDS encoding VOC family protein, which produces MIGRLHHLVIDCPDPAALAIFYSALLGRPVTYRSADWVVVAENDHTSGIAFQLAPDHRAPHWPDPDFPQQMHFDVMVDDVGTARADVLALGATALGGAESTVFADPAGHPFCLIPRPAWAPPINPPGLDRG; this is translated from the coding sequence ATGATCGGACGCCTGCACCACCTGGTGATCGACTGCCCGGACCCCGCGGCCCTGGCCATCTTTTACTCTGCGCTGTTGGGCCGGCCCGTCACTTACCGCTCCGCCGATTGGGTGGTCGTGGCGGAAAACGACCACACCTCCGGGATTGCCTTCCAGCTGGCGCCTGACCATCGGGCACCCCACTGGCCGGACCCCGATTTCCCGCAGCAGATGCATTTTGACGTGATGGTCGACGACGTCGGCACCGCCCGGGCCGACGTGCTGGCGCTGGGTGCCACAGCCTTGGGCGGGGCGGAGTCGACAGTGTTTGCCGACCCGGCCGGGCACCCTTTCTGCCTCATTCCCCGCCCCGCGTGGGCGCCGCCGATCAATCCGCCGGGCCTAGACCGCGGTTAG
- the dnaG gene encoding DNA primase has protein sequence MAGLIKREDIDEVRSRTDLKEVVDSYVTLKSAGIGSFKGLCPFHDERSPSFHVRPQMGYFHCFGCQESGDVISFIQKMDHIPFSEAVEKLAGRIGFELHYEDGGSGPRREDVGRRQRLLDAHKIAGEFYRAQLLTPAAATARQFLAERGFERSAADHFGVGFAPQGWDALLKHLSGKGFTQEELKLTGMFSEGQRGIYDRFRGRLMWPIRDIAGDTVGFGARKLFDDDQGPKYLNTPETQLYKKSQVLYGIDLAKRNIASKRQLVVVEGYTDVMACHLAGVDTAVATCGTAFGADHIKVARRLLSDDGTGGEVVFTFDGDAAGQKAALKAFDEDQRFVAQTFVAVEPSGADPCELRQRRGDEAVHSLIRSRRPLFEFAIRSTLAKFDLSTVEGRVSGLRASAPVVAAIRDGSTRMGYSQELAGWLGIADPNEVLRAVKGAEKRAQHPPQAGQHGSAQHSNGHRSSGPQGTPQNAVSGAAASSRAPGYDDGTHGAAAGVEPGGTAQAAEPDFSRPDPRDPQGRMEREALEVVLQHPGLLTAGNWQHFGATEFVIPAYKAVQAGIAAAGESLVASSQWLEAVRENVPAVLGSLVAELALSPLPATKEETLNRYCRDILRRLFEMQITRLKQERLGALQRMDPAVDPEGYQMLQRELMELETARRALRGD, from the coding sequence GTGGCTGGGTTGATCAAGCGGGAAGACATCGATGAAGTGCGTTCGCGCACAGACCTCAAGGAGGTCGTCGATTCCTATGTCACGCTCAAGTCCGCCGGGATCGGCTCATTCAAGGGCCTGTGCCCGTTCCACGACGAGCGCAGCCCGTCATTCCACGTGCGCCCGCAGATGGGCTATTTCCACTGCTTTGGCTGCCAGGAGAGCGGCGACGTCATCTCCTTCATCCAAAAGATGGACCACATCCCGTTCTCCGAGGCCGTGGAAAAGTTGGCGGGCCGCATCGGCTTTGAACTGCATTACGAGGACGGCGGCTCCGGCCCCCGCCGCGAGGACGTGGGGCGTCGCCAGAGGCTGCTGGACGCCCACAAGATCGCCGGCGAGTTCTACCGCGCCCAGCTGCTGACCCCGGCGGCCGCAACCGCCCGCCAGTTCCTGGCCGAACGCGGTTTCGAGCGCAGCGCGGCCGACCACTTCGGCGTCGGCTTCGCCCCGCAGGGCTGGGACGCACTGCTCAAGCACCTCAGCGGCAAGGGCTTCACCCAGGAGGAACTGAAGCTGACGGGCATGTTCTCCGAGGGCCAGCGCGGCATCTACGACCGTTTCCGCGGCCGGCTCATGTGGCCCATCCGGGACATCGCCGGTGACACGGTGGGCTTTGGTGCCCGCAAGCTGTTCGACGACGACCAGGGCCCCAAATACCTCAACACCCCGGAGACGCAGCTTTATAAGAAGTCCCAGGTCCTCTACGGCATCGACCTGGCCAAGCGGAACATTGCCTCCAAGCGCCAGCTCGTGGTGGTGGAGGGCTACACGGACGTCATGGCCTGCCACCTGGCCGGGGTGGACACCGCCGTCGCCACCTGCGGCACGGCTTTTGGCGCCGACCACATCAAGGTGGCCCGCCGGCTGCTCTCCGACGACGGCACCGGCGGGGAGGTGGTGTTCACGTTCGACGGCGACGCCGCCGGCCAGAAGGCCGCGCTGAAGGCGTTCGACGAGGACCAGCGGTTCGTGGCGCAGACGTTCGTGGCCGTGGAACCCTCCGGAGCCGATCCCTGCGAACTGCGCCAGCGCCGCGGCGACGAGGCCGTGCACTCGCTGATCCGCTCACGCCGCCCCCTCTTTGAATTTGCCATCCGCTCGACCCTCGCGAAGTTTGATTTGAGCACGGTGGAGGGCCGGGTCAGCGGCCTGCGCGCCTCGGCCCCCGTGGTGGCGGCCATCCGCGACGGCTCCACCCGGATGGGCTACAGCCAGGAACTGGCCGGCTGGCTGGGCATCGCCGATCCCAATGAGGTGCTGCGGGCCGTCAAGGGCGCCGAGAAGCGCGCGCAGCACCCGCCGCAGGCCGGCCAGCATGGCAGCGCTCAGCACAGCAACGGCCATCGCAGCAGCGGTCCGCAGGGGACTCCGCAGAACGCGGTATCGGGCGCGGCCGCGTCGTCCCGCGCCCCGGGCTACGACGACGGCACCCACGGTGCCGCGGCCGGCGTCGAACCCGGCGGAACCGCACAAGCAGCGGAGCCCGACTTTTCACGGCCGGACCCGCGGGATCCGCAGGGCCGCATGGAACGGGAGGCGCTTGAGGTGGTCTTGCAGCACCCCGGTCTCCTGACGGCGGGCAACTGGCAGCACTTTGGCGCCACCGAGTTCGTGATTCCCGCCTACAAGGCCGTCCAGGCGGGCATTGCCGCGGCGGGGGAGTCGCTGGTGGCGTCCTCGCAGTGGCTGGAGGCCGTCCGGGAGAACGTTCCGGCCGTCCTGGGCTCCCTGGTGGCCGAGTTGGCGTTGAGCCCGTTGCCGGCCACGAAGGAGGAAACCCTCAACAGGTACTGCCGCGATATCCTCCGCCGGCTCTTTGAGATGCAAATCACCCGCCTCAAGCAGGAGCGCCTCGGAGCCCTGCAACGCATGGACCCGGCCGTGGATCCGGAGGGCTACCAGATGCTCCAGCGGGAGCTCATGGAGCTGGAAACCGCCCGGCGGGCGCTCCGCGGGGACTGA
- a CDS encoding amino acid ABC transporter ATP-binding protein — protein MSEKLHVEASGVTKSYGAHQVLAGVDFTVKAGEVSCIVGPSGSGKSTFLRCLNALESYDDGTLLVEDSHVGYEYRDGRYYEWNTKQFATFRSRIGMVFQRFNLFGHLSAEENVACALVQVRGVGKAAAKARAREELAKVGLAEHAHKRPHQLSGGQQQRVAIARALAMDPEIMLFDEPTSALDPELVDEVLEAMKELARQGMTMVVVTHEMGFAREVADTVHFFDAGVIVESGTPADVLGNPQKDRTKAFLAKVL, from the coding sequence ATGAGCGAGAAACTGCACGTAGAAGCCAGCGGGGTCACCAAGTCCTACGGCGCCCACCAGGTGCTGGCCGGGGTGGACTTCACCGTCAAGGCCGGCGAGGTCAGCTGCATCGTGGGACCGTCGGGTTCGGGCAAGTCCACGTTCCTGCGCTGCCTGAACGCCCTTGAGTCCTACGACGACGGCACGCTGCTGGTCGAGGACAGCCACGTCGGGTACGAGTACCGGGACGGGCGCTACTACGAATGGAACACGAAGCAGTTTGCCACGTTCCGCTCGCGGATCGGCATGGTGTTCCAGCGTTTCAACCTGTTCGGGCACCTCAGCGCCGAGGAGAACGTGGCGTGCGCACTGGTGCAGGTGCGCGGCGTGGGCAAGGCTGCCGCCAAGGCCCGGGCCCGCGAGGAACTGGCCAAGGTGGGCCTTGCCGAGCATGCACACAAACGCCCCCATCAGCTCTCCGGCGGCCAGCAGCAGCGCGTGGCGATTGCCCGGGCCCTGGCCATGGATCCGGAAATCATGCTCTTTGACGAGCCGACGAGCGCCCTGGACCCGGAATTGGTCGACGAGGTGCTGGAAGCCATGAAGGAGCTGGCCCGCCAGGGCATGACAATGGTGGTGGTCACGCATGAGATGGGCTTTGCCCGCGAGGTGGCCGACACCGTGCACTTCTTCGACGCCGGGGTGATCGTTGAATCCGGCACGCCGGCCGATGTGCTGGGCAACCCGCAGAAGGACCGCACCAAGGCGTTCCTGGCCAAGGTGCTCTAA
- a CDS encoding deoxyguanosinetriphosphate triphosphohydrolase: MSTETQPEYSPFDAQRWVREAPKTSFRTVFERDRARVLHSSALRRLGAKTQVVAPDTDDFVRTRLTHSLEVAQIGRELGRTLGCDPDVVDTACLAHDLGHPPFGHNGESVLNDLSHDIGGFEANAQTLRLLTRLESKVFTADGGSAGLNLTRASLDASAKYPWLAADAPLIDGRRTSKFGAYADDLPVFAWLRQDAPAGKTCIEAQVMDLADDISYSVHDVEDAIVAGHVQLKWLANSDQRNRVLGYTQQWYLPGVDTAEIDEALARLEAANVWVRHADGSRASMAALKDMTSQLIGRFCQSAVAATREIYGPNRLTRYAADVVVPHETAVEIAVMKGLATTFVMTTDHRQPIYQRQQDVLSELVAVLSATGDAHLETMFAADWRDAADDDARLRVVVDQIASLTDVSALALHERLVGTERTLL; this comes from the coding sequence ATGTCCACCGAAACGCAGCCAGAGTACTCACCGTTCGATGCGCAACGATGGGTCCGGGAGGCTCCCAAGACCAGCTTCCGGACAGTGTTTGAACGGGACCGGGCGCGGGTCCTGCACTCCTCGGCGCTGCGCCGGCTGGGCGCGAAGACGCAGGTCGTGGCCCCCGACACCGATGATTTTGTCCGGACCCGCCTCACCCACAGCCTCGAGGTGGCGCAGATCGGCCGCGAGCTGGGCCGGACGCTGGGCTGCGATCCCGACGTCGTCGACACCGCCTGCCTGGCCCACGACCTCGGTCACCCGCCGTTCGGCCACAACGGCGAATCGGTCCTGAACGATCTCTCCCACGACATCGGCGGCTTCGAGGCCAACGCCCAAACCCTGCGCCTGCTGACAAGGCTGGAATCCAAAGTGTTCACGGCCGACGGCGGCTCGGCCGGCTTGAACCTGACCCGCGCCTCCCTCGATGCCTCCGCCAAGTACCCGTGGCTGGCCGCCGACGCGCCCCTGATCGACGGGCGCCGCACGAGCAAGTTCGGCGCCTACGCCGACGACCTCCCCGTCTTTGCCTGGCTGCGCCAGGATGCCCCGGCCGGCAAGACCTGCATCGAGGCGCAGGTCATGGACCTGGCCGACGACATCTCCTACTCCGTCCATGACGTGGAGGACGCCATCGTGGCCGGGCACGTCCAGCTCAAGTGGCTGGCGAATTCCGACCAGCGCAACCGCGTCCTGGGCTACACGCAGCAGTGGTACCTGCCCGGCGTGGACACCGCCGAAATCGATGAGGCCCTGGCCCGTTTGGAGGCGGCCAACGTCTGGGTGCGCCACGCGGACGGCAGCCGTGCCTCCATGGCGGCACTGAAGGACATGACGAGCCAGCTGATCGGCCGGTTCTGCCAAAGCGCGGTCGCGGCAACTCGTGAGATTTACGGTCCCAACCGCCTCACCCGGTACGCGGCGGACGTGGTGGTGCCGCACGAAACGGCCGTCGAGATCGCCGTCATGAAGGGCCTGGCCACCACCTTCGTCATGACCACCGACCACCGCCAGCCCATCTACCAGCGCCAGCAGGATGTGCTCAGCGAGCTCGTCGCGGTGCTCAGCGCCACCGGTGATGCGCATTTGGAGACCATGTTTGCCGCGGACTGGCGCGACGCGGCCGACGACGACGCCCGGCTCCGGGTGGTCGTGGACCAGATCGCCTCGCTGACCGATGTGTCGGCGCTGGCCCTGCACGAACGGCTCGTGGGGACCGAACGGACACTGCTCTAA